The Urbifossiella limnaea nucleotide sequence GAGCGGCTGTTCGACGTGTCGCAGGAGAGTCAGGCCACCCGCGACAAGTACGGCCCGACGCAGTTCGGCCAGCAGGCACTGATCGCCCGCCGGCTCGTGGAGGCCGGCGTCCCCTTCGTACGCGTCGCCCGGGCGTGGTGGGACAGCCACGGCCAGAACTTCGAGACGCACCAGGAGATGGTGCCCGAGCTCGACCACGTCATGGCGACGCTCATCGACGACCTGAAGGAACGCGGCCTGCGTGACGACGTGATGGTCATCACGCTCGCCGAGTTCGGCCGCACCCCGGGGATTAACGCCAGCCTCGGCCGTGACCACTTTGCGGCCGCCTGGAGCATGACGATGACGGGCGCGAACGCGAAGGGCGGCGCCGTGTGGGGCCGCACCGACCCGCGCGGCAACACGGTGACGCACGAGGAGGTGAACGCGGCGAACCTGTTCGCCACGATCTACGCCGCCCTCGGCATCAACCCGCACAAGAACTACTACGTCGGCAGCCGCCCGATCCCGCTCGTGGACCCGGGCGCCGACCCGATCGCGGCGCTCATCAAGTAATCCCGTCGAACGACTCGTTAGGCCGGGGCGCAAGCCCCGGTGCGGCCTCCCCGGCATTGACGACCCGCCGGGGCTTGCGCCCCGGCCTAACGAGTCCACCCGAACAACCAGCGTGCCGGTAACACCGCTCACCCCACCCCCGAGCACCCATGCCGACCCCCAGCCCCGAATCGTTCCGCCAGTCGGCCGACCACAACCGCCCCGTCATCAACCTCGCCGTGGCCCTCGGCGACCGGCCGGGCCGCGCCTTCTTCGGCTGCTCCGACTTCAAGGTGTACGAGGCCGACCTCGCCGCCCAGAAGGTCGAGTTCAAGGAACTTCACGCCGCGCACCAGAGCTACGTCACCGGCGTGGCTTTCGCGTCGGGCGCGGTCGTGTCCGGCGGGTACGACGGCAAGCTGGTGTGGTGGAGCACCGCCGACAGCCGGGTCATCCGCACCGTGGATGCGCACGCGAAGTGGGTCCGCAAGGTGATCGCATCGCCGGACGGCACACTCGTCGCCAGCGTCGCCGACGACATGGTCTGCAAGCTGTGGAACGCCCAGACCGGCGCCCTGGTGAAGGAGCTCCGCGGCCACGCCGAGCGGACGCCGCAGCACTTCCCGTCGATGCTCTACAGCGTGTGCTTCTCGCACGACGGCCGCAAGCTCGCCACCTGCGACAAGCTCGGCAAGGTGGTTCTGTGGGACACCGCGAGCGGCAACCAGCTCGGCGCCGTCGAGAGCCCGGGGATGTACACCTGGGACCAGGTGCAGCGACTCCACTCGATCGGCGGCGCGCGGGCGGTGGCGTTCAGCCCGGACGGCACCTACCTGGCCGTGGGCGGCATCGGCAAGATCGGCAACATTGACCACCTGGAGGGGAAGGCCCGCGTGGAGGTGTTCACCGTGGCCGACGGGAAGTCGCACTGGGTGTGGGAGAGCGACAAGTATCGCGGCCTGATGAACCGGCTGGCGTTCGCCCCGGACGGCTCGTGGCTGCTCGCGGCCGGCGGCGCCGGCGAAGGGCACTTCGAGTTCCTGGACGTGGCCGGCAAGCGTGCGAAGCGGCAGGACAAGCTGACGATGCACACCCACGACTTCGCCCACAGCGCGGACTGGGGTACCGTGGTGTACGCAGGGCACAACCGCGTGGTGGTTCACAAGACGGGTAGCTGAGTTGCCGCTAGCGGCGTCGCACCCGCGGTGCATCGCCGCTAGCGGCGTAAACTGATTACATGACCCTTCCCCGCATCGCCGTGACGATGGGCGACCCCGCCGGGGTCGGCCCCGAGCTCTGCCTCCGACTCCTCCGCGACGCCCACGTCCGTAGCTACTGCCACCCCATCGTGTACGGCGACTCCGCCCTCCTCCGGCGCATCGCGGACCACCTTCACTGGCCGCGCCCCGACCCCGCCCACGTTCTCGACCTGAACGCCATCAACACTCAGTCGGTCGTGCCTGGCCGCGTCATGGCCGAGTGCGGGGCCGCGGCCTATCGCTACTTCACGCAGGCGATCGACGACGCCCTCGCGGGGAAGGTCGCGGCCATCGTCACAGCCCCGCTCAACAAGAAGTCGCTCCACGCGGCCGGCATCCCCTTCCCCGGCCACACGGAAATTTTGGCCGCCCGCACCAACGCCGAGCGGTCGTGCATGATGCTCACGGCCGACGCCATCACGTGCAGCCTGGTGACGGCCCACGTCGGCTACCGCGACGTACCGCAGTTGCTGACGTTCGAGCGGATCGTGGACGTGATCGAGCTCACGGCCGACGCCATGCGGCGGCTGCGCGGCCGCCCGCCGCGACTGCTCGTGTGCGGGCTAAACCCGCACGCCGGCGAGCGCGGCCTGTTCGGCGACCGCGAGGAGGAACGGATCATCGTGCCCGCCGTGGCAGCAGCCTGCGCGAAGCCGATCGACGTGAGCGGCCCCCTCCCCCCGGACACGGCTTTCCTGCCGAAGTATCGGAAAGACTGCGACGCCTACATCTGCATGTACCACGACCAGGGGCTGATCCCGCTGAAGGCGCTGGCGTTCGAGGACGCCGTAAACGTCACCCTCGGGCTGCCGATCGTGCGCACCAGCGTGGACCACGGCACCGCGTTCGACATCGCGTGGCAGGGCGTGGCCGACGTGTCGAGCCTGCTGAAGGCCGTCGGGCTGGCGGCGAAGCTGTCGGGCGAGCGGCCGGTGTAAATCGGCTTATCTTGCCTAGCACCTAACGGGGGATCGGTCACACTGGAGCAAGAGGGTCAGCGATGGCGGACCTGCAGGAGTTCGAAATCGTAAACGAGCTGACGAATGAGGGCGACATTCCTCTGACCAACTCGTTTGTATGCAGCGGGTCCGTCTGCTACTGGAACCCGCACCTTCGCTGCGTCATGCAGAAGGTGTTTAGGGACAACTCGTTCGCCCTCGCCTGCGTCCGGTTCCTCCAAGCGAGGGGGCTGACGTGTGACGGGCCGGGAGGCTTCGGTTTTCTCGCCGAGCGGTACAAATGGGAGAGGTGGGGCGAACCCCCGCCAAACTTCTTCGACTGAGCCCCTTCGATCACAACCCCCGAGCCGCCCAATTCGTATCACGCCGGGCCAAGTCGTATCGGAGGCTCAGTCCATTGCAAAATCCTTGACTACTGAACATATGTACCGTATGCTTATTGGTGTGGTGTCGGGTGTGGTTCAAGCCTGAGTTCGACGCGGCCCGGAACCACGTAACAAGAGTGGCCGCTCAACCCCGCTTCGACCCGCGGACCCAACGTGAGCCGCGCCGGC carries:
- a CDS encoding WD40 repeat domain-containing protein, which encodes MPTPSPESFRQSADHNRPVINLAVALGDRPGRAFFGCSDFKVYEADLAAQKVEFKELHAAHQSYVTGVAFASGAVVSGGYDGKLVWWSTADSRVIRTVDAHAKWVRKVIASPDGTLVASVADDMVCKLWNAQTGALVKELRGHAERTPQHFPSMLYSVCFSHDGRKLATCDKLGKVVLWDTASGNQLGAVESPGMYTWDQVQRLHSIGGARAVAFSPDGTYLAVGGIGKIGNIDHLEGKARVEVFTVADGKSHWVWESDKYRGLMNRLAFAPDGSWLLAAGGAGEGHFEFLDVAGKRAKRQDKLTMHTHDFAHSADWGTVVYAGHNRVVVHKTGS
- the pdxA gene encoding 4-hydroxythreonine-4-phosphate dehydrogenase PdxA: MTLPRIAVTMGDPAGVGPELCLRLLRDAHVRSYCHPIVYGDSALLRRIADHLHWPRPDPAHVLDLNAINTQSVVPGRVMAECGAAAYRYFTQAIDDALAGKVAAIVTAPLNKKSLHAAGIPFPGHTEILAARTNAERSCMMLTADAITCSLVTAHVGYRDVPQLLTFERIVDVIELTADAMRRLRGRPPRLLVCGLNPHAGERGLFGDREEERIIVPAVAAACAKPIDVSGPLPPDTAFLPKYRKDCDAYICMYHDQGLIPLKALAFEDAVNVTLGLPIVRTSVDHGTAFDIAWQGVADVSSLLKAVGLAAKLSGERPV